Below is a window of Catenulispora sp. GP43 DNA.
TCCTTCATGCGTTACTCCTCCACGAGCGGATGGGACGGGTCCAGCACGCGCCGGACCGCGGCATGCGGGCCGATGTGACCCGTGAGGGCCTTCGGCAACGGCAGCGACGAGAAGCTCTGCCGACCCGGTGGGGACCTGTCCGCCGCGCGATCGTTTCGGGGATCGTCGGATTAACAGACCGAGCGGATGTGATCGTGGTCTACTCGCGCCCGCCGCACAAGGGGTTCGTTACCGACCGGTAACACGATCGGGGGACAGTCTTTGCCCGCCGAGGGGGCTTCGGGGCCTCATAAACGAGAACTGACGGCTCATTAGACACACTGTGTAGTTGCGGAACCCGGACAAACCGGGGTGATATCCCGGCTGTGACCCCGCTCTCATCCGAAGTCTGACGAGCCGTCAAGCCGGTGTGACACTTGGCAAAGAAAAAGTAAAATGATGGCCCCCACGCCGGTCTTGATCAGGCGCGGGGGCGTTTTTGCAGGTCATGGAGAACCCTGCGGTCCCGGCCCCCGAAGGGCCCGCGGACCGGGCTCCCAAGGCGTCAGAACAAGACCCTGGTCAGCTTCTGGCGGCCGGTCGCGGTGCGCGGGTCCTCCGGGCCCAGCAGCTCGAAGAAGTCGAGCAACTTCACCCGTGCGGCGTCCCGGTCGGCGCCGGCGCTGCGGGCCACGAAACCCACCAGCCGGTCGATCGCCTCGTCCACCCGGCCGGTGGACAGGTCCAGCTCGGCGGCGGCGATCTGGGCCTCGGCGTCGTCGGGCTTGGCCGCGGCGTCGGCCCGGACCTGGTCGACGTCCAGGTCCCGGGTGTTCAGCATCAGCTCGACCTGGGCCAGCGCCAGCTTGGCCTCGGTGTCGCCGGGGTTGGTCTTGAGCACGTCGCGGAAGGCCTGCGCGGCGCCGTCGAGGTCGTTCTCCTCCAGCGCCGAGTAGGCGGCGGCCAGCGCCGGGTCCATCGGCGGCTCGGGCAGCTCCTCCGGGGCCTGGCCGTCGGCGGTGCCGGTGACGCCGTTCTCGGCGGCCAGCCGCAGCAGTTCGTCCAGGTACCGGCGGACCTGCGCCTCCGGGACAGCGCCCGGGAACAGCGGGACCAGCCGGCCGCCGACCACCGCCATCACCATCGGGATGGACTGGATGCCGAACTCCTGCGCCAGCAGCGGGTTGGCGTCCACGTCCAGCTTGGCCAGCACGAAGCGGCCGGCGTACTCGGCGGCCAGCCGCTCCAGCACCGGGGAGAGCTGCTTGCACGGGCCGCACCACTCGGCCCAGAAGTCGATGACGACCGGGACGGTCATCGAGCGTTCGATGACGTCGGCGTCGAAGGTGGCGTCGGAGGTGTCGAAGACCAGGGGCGAGGCGAGGGCACCGGTACCGTCGGCAGCCGCGCCGGAGCCGTCGGCCGGGGCCGCCTGCGCCGGCGCGGCCGGCGCGGCCTGCGGCTTGGCGGCGAGGGCCCCGAGGTCCACCACGCCGCGCAGGGCTGAGGCGGGCAGGCCGGAGCCTCCGCCGGCGGCCATCCCGGGGATCTGAGGTCGCTGTCTCATGGCGCCATCCTCCCCTTTCCGGCTAACCTCACGCCAACTCCCCTCCGGGTCCCCACCTGAAGGGGAGGCTGGCGCTCTTGCGTGTCCCGCTCGTGGAAGCAAGACTGATCATTAAGAATACGCGACGAAGCGTATCGCAAAAGACCGGGCCGCGTGAAGATCGGGTTAACAACCCGGCAGCCGGGCCCGGCGAGTACGCGCAGCCGTAGCGGGCATCCGACGACGAGCGACTTCTGAAGGAGGCGGCAGCCATGGCGTCCGGGCTCGAGGACACCCCGCGCAGCTCGTCGGTGCAGGCCGCCGCCCGCACCCGCGGCCGCCCCCGCAACGCCGACGCCGACACCGCCATCCTGGCCGCGACCCGCGCCCTGCTCGCCGAGCGCGGCTGGCCGGACCTCACCATCGCCGAGGTGGCGTCCCGGGCGGGGGTGGCGAAGACCACGCTCTACCGCCGCTGGCCGGGCAAGGCCGACCTCGTGGTGGACGCCATGGCGGAGCTGTTCTCGCACCTGGAGGTCCTCGACCGCGGTTCGATGCTGCAGGACGCCCTGGCCACCGTCGGCCAGTACGTGGAACTGCTGCAGCTGCCCGAGACGCAGGCGGCGCTGCTCGCGCTGTCCGCCGAGGCCGACCGCGACGACACGCTGCGCGCGAAGGTCATCGACAAGGTCATCGATCCGCAGCGGCACCTGGTGTACGAGGCCTGGGAGCGCGCGTGCCGGCGCGGCGAGGTCGAGGGCGAGACCGACATCGACCTGATCTTCGACATGATCTGCGGCACCCTGGTACACCGGATCCTGATCAAGGGGCAGCCGGTCGACGAGGACTACCTGACGCGGTTCGTGTCGGTGGTGCTCGCGGGGCTGGCGCAGCTGCGGCTCAGCGGCGGGATCTAGAGCTCCGGCCCCAGCAGGCCTCGGGCGCGCGGGTCAGCCCTCTGACGGCGGCCCATCCAGGATCCTGCTGTCGCTCCGGGCGATCTGCTCGACGGCCCAGTCCGACCACTCGCGGCTCATGGCCGCCATCCGCTTGGCGAACTCGAGTACCAGCCGGCCGTAGACGTGCAGGTCCTCGTCCTCCCACTCGATGGACGACTCCAGCTCCGTCATCGCCGCGACGTCCTTGTCGGCCATCTCCCCCAGCCAGGCCAGGAACCCGGTGGCCTGCTCACGGGAGACCGCGCCCAGCAGGAACACCTTCAGCAGGCCCTCGCTGCGCGGGTGCACGTCGGTCTCGACCTCGAGCAGCCAGTGCTGGAGTTCGGCGTGGCCGGCCTCGGTCAGCGCGTACTCCTTGCGGCCCCGGGGCCCCTCCGCGGAGGCGGTCAGCAGACCGGCGGCCGCGAGCTTGTTGAGCTCGGAATAGACCTGGCTCTGGGTGGCCGGCCAGATGTTGTGTAGCGAGGCGTTGAAGACCTGCATCAGGTCGTAGCCGCTGGCCGGCTGCTCACGCAGCAGGCCCAGCAGCGCGTGTCGCAGGCTCATGCGATCCGCCTCGCTTCCGGTGCGACGGACGTCCCGTCGATCGATCATCCCCACGCCAGGTCTATCACGACCCCTCACGATTGACAGGTCGAGACAGGACCTTCTAACTTCGACCTGTCACAAGTGGAATGTCGTCAGTGGACTGTCAGTACCGAACCCTCCGTCGCGCTCAAAAGGAGCCCCCGTGGCGTACCTCATCGCCTTCGCACCCTGGATCGCCTTCGCGGTCGTCCCCGGCAGCGCATGGTCCTGGGCCGCGCTGATCGCGCTCGCCGTCTCGGTGGCCGGCGTGCTCCGGCAGGCCCGCGCCGGCCTGCCCCTGGACGCCCAGGTCATCGCAATCGGCTCGGCGGTCTACTTCGCCGCGCTGACCGTGCTGGCGTTCGCCGATCCGCGCACCGCCCTGCACGCGTACACCCCCGCGCTGGCCTCGGGAGCCCTCGGGCTGATCGGGATCGGGTCGCTGGCCCTGCGCGAGCCGTTCACGCTGGGCATCGCCAAGCAGGAGATGCCGCGCGAAGCCTGGGACCACCCGGAGTTCCTGCGGGTGAACGTGGTCATCACGGCGGTGTGGACCGCGAGCTTCGCGGTCGGCGCCGTCGCCCTGGCCTTCCTGGCGCACTCGCCGGCGGCGCCGCGCGTCACGGTCCAGGTCGCCGCGTTCGCCGTGCCGATGGTCTTCACCGGTCGCTACGTCGCCGCGGCCCGCGCTCGGGCGGCTGCGGCATAGAGCACAGAAAAAGATCGGCCGGGCCTGTGCGGGCCCGGCCGATCAGAACACTCTGATACCTCGATACCTCAGATCCGCGCGGGCTCGCGGTAGACGCCCCACTCCTCGCGCAGCGCGTCGCAGATCTCGCCGAGCGTCGCCTCGGCGCGCACCGCGTCCAGCATCGCCGGCACCATGTTCGCACCCGTTCGCGCCGCGTCGAGCATCGTGGCCAGGGCGGCCTGGACCGCCGCGTCGTCGCGCTCCGCCTTGCGGGCGCCCAGGACGCGCACCTGCTCGCGCTCGACCTCGTGCGAGACGCGCAGGATCTCCAGCGGCTCGTCGATCGCGTCGGTGTAGGCGTTCACGCCGACGATGCGCTTGTCGCCCTTCTCGACGGAGCGCTGGTAGGCGAAGGAGGCCTCGGCGATCTCCGAGGTGAACCAGCCGTCCTCGATGCCGCGCAGCAGGCCGGCGGTGATCGGGCCGACCGGGTGCTGGGCGCCGTTGGGGTCCAGGTCCTTGATGCGCTGGAAGATCGCCTCGGCCTCGGCCTCGATACGGTCGGTCAGGGCCTCGACGTACCAGCTGCCGCCCAGCGGGTCAGCGACGTTCGCCACGCCGGTCTCCTCCATCAGCACCTGCTGGGTGCGCAGGGCGATCTCGGCAGCCTTGGAGGAGGGCAGGGCCAGCACCTCGTCCAGGGCGTTGGTGTGCAGCGAGTTGGTGCCGCCCAGGACGCCGGCCAGGGCCTCGATCGCAGTGCGGACCACGTTGTTGTACGGCTGCTGCGCGGTCAGCGACACGCCGGCGGTCTGGGTGTGGAAGCGCAGCCACTGCGCCTTCTCGGTCTTGGCGCCGTAGACGTCGCGCATCCAGCGGGCCCAGATCCGGCGGGCCGCGCGGAACTTCGCGATCTCCTCGAAGAACTCCACGTGCGCGTCGAAGAAGAACGACAGACCCGGGGCGAACACGTCCACGTCCAGGCCGCGCGACAGACCCAGTTCCACATAGCCGAAGCCGTCGGCCAGCGTGAACGCCAGCTCCTGCGCGGCCGTGGCCCCGGCCTCGCGGATGTGGTAGCCGGACACCGACAGCGGCTTGTACGCCGGGACGTTCTCGGCGGTGAACTCCATCAGGTCGCCGATCAGGCGCAGGTGCGGCTCGGGGTCGAACAGCCACTCCTTCTGCGCGATGTACTCCTTGAAGATGTCGGTCTGCAGCGTGCCGTTGAGCAGGCCGATGTCCACACCCTGACGCTCGGCGGCGACCAGGTACATGCAGAACACCGGGACGGCCGGGCCGCTGATCGTCATCGAGGTGGTGACCTCGCCCAGCGGGATGTCGTGGAAGAGCACCTCCATGTCGGCGGCGGAGTCGATGGCGACGCCGCAGTGCCCGACCTCGCCCAGGGCGCGCGGGGAGTCGGAGTCGTGGCCCATCAGGGTCGGCATGTCGAAGGCCACGGACAGCCCGCCGCCGCCGGCAGCCAAAATCATCCGGTAGCGCTCGTTGGTCTGCTCGGCGTTGCCGAAGCCGGCGAACTGCCGGATGGTCCACGGCTTGCCGCGGTAGCCGGTCGGGTGGATCCCGCGCGTGTAGGGGAATTCCCCCGGCCATCCGATCCGGTCGAAACCGGGGACCTCGGAACCCTCCGGCGGGCCGTACACCGGCTCGACGTCGGTGCCGGAGATCGTGGTGAAATCGGCGTCCCGCTTGCGCGCGGCGTCGTAGCGCGCCCGCCAGCGGTCGCGGCCTGCGGAGATCTGCTCGGAGTCCATGGTCCGAAATTTTACTAGGACGTCCTACTAAATGCGAGGCGGCCACCCTGACCAGGCGATGAACAGTTCGGATGCGGCTGTCGGCCCGGTCGCTGGGCCTCGAACGCTAGGCCTCGAAGTCGCCCGCGGCGATCCGCAGGTCCCGCAGCACGGCGAACAGCTCCCGGTGCTGCTCGGAGCTCAGCGCGCTCATCCCGAACTCGGCGGCCATCAGGTCGGCGGTCGCCGCCTCGACGACCTGCCGCCCCTTGGCGGTGATCTCGGCCAGCGTGCCGCGGCCGTCGTCGGGGTTGGGGCGCCGGGCCACCAGGCCGGACTTCTCCAGCCGGTCGATGATGTTCGTGACCGACGTCGGGTGCACCTGCAGCCGCTCGCCGACCTTGGACAGCGGCAGCGACCCGGCCCGGCTGAAGGTCAGCAGCACCAGCGCCTCGTAGCGCGCGAAGGTGAGCTCGTAGGGCTTGACGATCGCGTCGACCCGGGCCAGCAGCAGCTGCTGCGCGCGCATGACCGAGGTGATGGCGAGCATCGAGGTCGACTCGCCCCAGCGGTCCGTCCACGACTCGAAGGCGCGCTCGATCGGATCGAACGAGAGATTGCGGTCCTTGGGCACGCGGTCACGTTAGTCGCTCCGCGCCGGCCTGAGACCGGGGCGCCCGGGTGGCGGACGGGAAGCTGTGCGCGTTGAGTGGACGAACGGCCGAGGAATCGCGTTGACTGGCAAACGTGACAGAGGTCAAGAGCGAACCGGGTACGCCAGAGGCCGAGAAGGCCGCCGCCGCATCATTCCCCTGGCCGATCCACGAAGCAGTGCTCGACAACGGACTGCGTGTCGTGGTCAGCCCCGACCCCACCACGCCGATCGCCGCCGTGAACCTCTGGTACGACGTGGGCTCGCGCCACGAGCGGGCCGGGAAGCACGGATTCGCGCACCTGTTCGAACACTTGATGTTCGAGGGATCGGCGAACGTGGCCAAGGGCGAGCACTTCGAGTGGGTGACGGCGGCCGGCGGCGCCGCGATCAACGCCACCACCAGCCCCGACCGCACCAACTACTACGAGGTCATGCCCTCCTCCCAGCTGGAGCTCGCGCTGTGGCTGGAGGCCGACCGCATGGGCTCGCTGGCCCTGGGCCAGGAGACCCTGGACAACCAGCGCGAGGTCGTGAAGAACGAGCGGCGCGAGCGCTACGACAACCCGCCCTACGGCCGCTGGGTCGAATACGCCCTCGAACTCACCTTCCCCGAGGGCCACCCGTACCACCACACCACCATCGGCTCGATGGACGAGCTGCAGGCCGCGGCCCTGGAGGACTTCCAGGACTTCAACGCGGTCTACTACTCGCCGAACAACGCGGTGCTCACCGTCACCGGCGACGTGGACGCCGAGGAGGTGGTGCGGCTGGCGGACAAGTACTTCGGCGGCATCCAGCGGCACGGCGACATCCCGGCGGCCCCGGACGGCACGCTGGGCTCGCTGAAGGTCGGCCAGACCACGCGCCGCGTGGTGCCGGACGACTCGGTGCCGCGCCCGATGACCTTCTTCATGTTCCGCTCCCCCGACGCCCGCCACGAGGACTTCACCGCGGTCGAGGTGCTGGCCGCGGTGCTCGGCCGGGGCCGCGGCGCCCGGCTGTACCGCAAGCTGGTCACCGAGAAGAACCTGGCGCAGCGCGAGGAGTCCTACTCCTCGGTGTGGAGCCTGGCTTACGGCGCCTCGGTGTTCTTCAGCTACTTCAGCCCGCGCGACGGTGTGGAGGCCGCCGACGTGGAGCGCGAGTTCACCGCCGTGCTCGACGGGCTGGCCGACGGCTCGGCCCCGGTCTCCGAGGCCGAACTCGGCCGGGCCAAGGCCCTGCTGACCAGTGACTGGCTGCGCGGGGTCAGCGAGCTCGGCGGGCGCGCCGACCTGCTAGGCCGGTACGCCACCGTGGACGGCGACCCGAAGATCGTGCGCGAGTACCTCGGGCGTCTGGAGGCGGTCACCGCCGAGGACGTGCAGCGGGTCGCCGCCCAGATCCTTCCCGACGACAACCGCGTCGTCATCGAGTACGTGACGAGCGCGACGTCCGGCGACGCCGAGGGCGACGCGGACGACGCGGGCGACGCCGAGGAGGCCGACGCATGAGCAGCAGCAACACTCTGATCGCCGACAAGCCGGCCGGCGGCCCGCCCCGGCCGTACGAGTTCCCGGCCGTCGTCCGCACCGAGCTGCCCGGCGGCCAGATCGTCGCCGCGCACCTGCCCGGTCAGCGCATGGCGTACGCCGGCGTGCTGCTGGAAGCCGGGTTCGTCCGGGAGCCCGCGGGCAAGGAGGGCGTCGGCAAGATCACGGCGGACCTGCTGCGCGAGGGTACCGAGCTCAAGACCGGCGACGAGTTCGCGCTGGCCCTGGAGTCGCTGGGCGCGTCCTGGTCCGGCTCGGTCGACACCGACGTGTTCCGGGTCGGCGTGCAGGCTCCGGTGGACCGGATCGGCGCCGCGGTGGCCCTGCTCGCCGAGGCGCTGCGCCGCCCGCGCCTGGCCGAGAGCGACTTCGACCGGGTGCGCAGCGACCGCGTCGCCAAGCTGACCACGGCCTGGGCGATGCCCGGGACGCGCGCCAACGAGGCCCTGAACCGCAGGCTGTACCTGCCGGAGAGCCGTTACAGCAAGCAGGACACCGGGACCGTCGCCTCGGTCAGCGCCCTGACGCTGGATGACGTGCGCGCGTTCCACGACGCGCACCTGGCGCTCGGCGGCACGCTGCTGCTGGCCGGCGACCTGTCCGGGGTGGACGCCGCCGCGCTCGGCGAGGTCCTGCTGGGCCAGGCGGGCCCCGCGATCACGCCGCCGGCCCCGACCGGCGCCCGCGACCTGCTGGACCGCGAGATCGTGGTGGTGGACCGGCCCGGCGCCGTGCAGTCGGTCCTGGCGATCGCGCACCACGCGCCGCGCCGGGACACCCCGGACTACACCGCGATCGAGGCCATGGCCACGATCCTGGGCGGCACCTTCAACTCGCGGCTGAACCACCAGCTGCGCGAGGTGAAGGGCTACACCTACGGCGCGCGCGGCGGCTTCGACCTGAACCGCGAGAACGGCGTGTTCTCGGCGACGGCCTCGGTGCACACCGAGGTGACCGCCGAGGCCGCGGTGGACGCGCTGGCCGAGATCGAGCGCATCAAGAGCGGCGGCGTCACCGACGACGAGCTCGCCTCGACCAAGGCCTACCGGACCGGCTCGCTGCCGATCGCGCTGCAGACGCCGGGCTCGGTCGGCGGCGCGCTGGCGCAGATCGTGGAGTTCGGCCTGCCGGACGACTACTACACAAGGAA
It encodes the following:
- a CDS encoding tetratricopeptide repeat protein; this translates as MRQRPQIPGMAAGGGSGLPASALRGVVDLGALAAKPQAAPAAPAQAAPADGSGAAADGTGALASPLVFDTSDATFDADVIERSMTVPVVIDFWAEWCGPCKQLSPVLERLAAEYAGRFVLAKLDVDANPLLAQEFGIQSIPMVMAVVGGRLVPLFPGAVPEAQVRRYLDELLRLAAENGVTGTADGQAPEELPEPPMDPALAAAYSALEENDLDGAAQAFRDVLKTNPGDTEAKLALAQVELMLNTRDLDVDQVRADAAAKPDDAEAQIAAAELDLSTGRVDEAIDRLVGFVARSAGADRDAARVKLLDFFELLGPEDPRTATGRQKLTRVLF
- a CDS encoding TetR/AcrR family transcriptional regulator; translation: MASGLEDTPRSSSVQAAARTRGRPRNADADTAILAATRALLAERGWPDLTIAEVASRAGVAKTTLYRRWPGKADLVVDAMAELFSHLEVLDRGSMLQDALATVGQYVELLQLPETQAALLALSAEADRDDTLRAKVIDKVIDPQRHLVYEAWERACRRGEVEGETDIDLIFDMICGTLVHRILIKGQPVDEDYLTRFVSVVLAGLAQLRLSGGI
- a CDS encoding PadR family transcriptional regulator, translated to MSLRHALLGLLREQPASGYDLMQVFNASLHNIWPATQSQVYSELNKLAAAGLLTASAEGPRGRKEYALTEAGHAELQHWLLEVETDVHPRSEGLLKVFLLGAVSREQATGFLAWLGEMADKDVAAMTELESSIEWEDEDLHVYGRLVLEFAKRMAAMSREWSDWAVEQIARSDSRILDGPPSEG
- a CDS encoding methylmalonyl-CoA mutase: MDSEQISAGRDRWRARYDAARKRDADFTTISGTDVEPVYGPPEGSEVPGFDRIGWPGEFPYTRGIHPTGYRGKPWTIRQFAGFGNAEQTNERYRMILAAGGGGLSVAFDMPTLMGHDSDSPRALGEVGHCGVAIDSAADMEVLFHDIPLGEVTTSMTISGPAVPVFCMYLVAAERQGVDIGLLNGTLQTDIFKEYIAQKEWLFDPEPHLRLIGDLMEFTAENVPAYKPLSVSGYHIREAGATAAQELAFTLADGFGYVELGLSRGLDVDVFAPGLSFFFDAHVEFFEEIAKFRAARRIWARWMRDVYGAKTEKAQWLRFHTQTAGVSLTAQQPYNNVVRTAIEALAGVLGGTNSLHTNALDEVLALPSSKAAEIALRTQQVLMEETGVANVADPLGGSWYVEALTDRIEAEAEAIFQRIKDLDPNGAQHPVGPITAGLLRGIEDGWFTSEIAEASFAYQRSVEKGDKRIVGVNAYTDAIDEPLEILRVSHEVEREQVRVLGARKAERDDAAVQAALATMLDAARTGANMVPAMLDAVRAEATLGEICDALREEWGVYREPARI
- a CDS encoding MarR family winged helix-turn-helix transcriptional regulator, with product MPKDRNLSFDPIERAFESWTDRWGESTSMLAITSVMRAQQLLLARVDAIVKPYELTFARYEALVLLTFSRAGSLPLSKVGERLQVHPTSVTNIIDRLEKSGLVARRPNPDDGRGTLAEITAKGRQVVEAATADLMAAEFGMSALSSEQHRELFAVLRDLRIAAGDFEA
- a CDS encoding M16 family metallopeptidase; protein product: MTEVKSEPGTPEAEKAAAASFPWPIHEAVLDNGLRVVVSPDPTTPIAAVNLWYDVGSRHERAGKHGFAHLFEHLMFEGSANVAKGEHFEWVTAAGGAAINATTSPDRTNYYEVMPSSQLELALWLEADRMGSLALGQETLDNQREVVKNERRERYDNPPYGRWVEYALELTFPEGHPYHHTTIGSMDELQAAALEDFQDFNAVYYSPNNAVLTVTGDVDAEEVVRLADKYFGGIQRHGDIPAAPDGTLGSLKVGQTTRRVVPDDSVPRPMTFFMFRSPDARHEDFTAVEVLAAVLGRGRGARLYRKLVTEKNLAQREESYSSVWSLAYGASVFFSYFSPRDGVEAADVEREFTAVLDGLADGSAPVSEAELGRAKALLTSDWLRGVSELGGRADLLGRYATVDGDPKIVREYLGRLEAVTAEDVQRVAAQILPDDNRVVIEYVTSATSGDAEGDADDAGDAEEADA
- a CDS encoding M16 family metallopeptidase, with product MSSSNTLIADKPAGGPPRPYEFPAVVRTELPGGQIVAAHLPGQRMAYAGVLLEAGFVREPAGKEGVGKITADLLREGTELKTGDEFALALESLGASWSGSVDTDVFRVGVQAPVDRIGAAVALLAEALRRPRLAESDFDRVRSDRVAKLTTAWAMPGTRANEALNRRLYLPESRYSKQDTGTVASVSALTLDDVRAFHDAHLALGGTLLLAGDLSGVDAAALGEVLLGQAGPAITPPAPTGARDLLDREIVVVDRPGAVQSVLAIAHHAPRRDTPDYTAIEAMATILGGTFNSRLNHQLREVKGYTYGARGGFDLNRENGVFSATASVHTEVTAEAAVDALAEIERIKSGGVTDDELASTKAYRTGSLPIALQTPGSVGGALAQIVEFGLPDDYYTRKYSEYTQLTKDEVDAAAAKRLFPEHAVVVIEGDAEKILPGLTEAGIGNVRLDDEGQA